The following coding sequences are from one Mytilus trossulus isolate FHL-02 unplaced genomic scaffold, PNRI_Mtr1.1.1.hap1 h1tg000261l__unscaffolded, whole genome shotgun sequence window:
- the LOC134701705 gene encoding transcription intermediary factor 1-alpha-like: MHLYTQGSYLPICCIMATSGHVKENAIFTCSICLEQLKSPRSLPCLHTFCFQCISEYILSAERHAGHEIAKYTCPVCRTIVTPKNPEQDTTQWIESLPHNFTISVLMETKKEPQTQECHICKRKQKCVSATKWCRDCTEAFCDNCCEMHGLMKLSMSHKVVDIMSIQTNEFGIDLSKISDACPVHSSKVVEAYCFDHQQLCCVLCVTLQHRKCEDVQAIEDITSRKTDKDSFEANLTKIQTATENLLQEQKDEKTIMNKSLSTIESTVIDSVNAAKGRLDSLLVVFLKELKIIDDKTQGDLDSKLNLVEKLLNRIKDFVRITTFIRSYGSKPQLFIHLEKSEKEFNSEIENAVALLRQVSGVEASFLIGNSLQSLMEMQNLGELHVTDNCSKSVTKYEGVLSDNMSLPAGKIFDSIQLIKRKLVQNSGHDLKGGMCISDQIMVLCSSGMLIVTDILTGKIKTEFVLTKGPKRIAYDTENQTLYISCYSNYFYSVKFDQSFGKQTQLKNIAPYNGGVCIHQHNLYMVVGGEITKINLNRGSGLQTAFPTNTDCRDLNGLTIDHKKDRLIHTTKDFAVVCTSFDGKKIYSYKDDEMKKVTSVTVNSLGLIFAGDETGIVHLISEYGKQRRTLLDKCEKITRLCDIWVKQIIINSIRKYRSLDLRYKTGCLKILKQLNLIVMNIFTP, translated from the exons ATGCACCTATACACACAAGGAAGTTATTTACCTATATGTTGTATCATGGCGACATCAGGTCATGTGAAAGAAAATGCTATATTTACATGTTCTATCTGTTTAGAGCAACTTAAGTCACCTAGAAGTCTACCATGCTTACACACTTTCTGCTTTCAATGTATCAGTGAGTATATTTTGTCTGCTGAACGCCATGCCGGGCATGAAATTGCAAAGTATACGTGTCCTGTATGTAGAACAATTGTAACGCCCAAAAATCCAGAGCAAGATACAACACAATGGATTGAATCATTGCCACATAATTTTACTATCTCTGTTTTAATGGAAACTAAGAAAGAGCCACAGACCCAAGAATGTCATATTTGTAAAcgcaaacaaaaatgtgtttcaGCGACAAAATGGTGTCGTGATTGCACTGAAGCTTTTTGTGACAATTGTTGTGAAATGCATGGTTTAATGAAATTGTCGATGAGCCACAAAGTTGTAGACATTATGAGTATTCAAACCAATGAATTTGGAATCGATTTGAGTAAAATTTCGGACGCATGTCCCGTTCACAGTTCTAAAGTCGTGGAAGCGTACTGTTTTGATCACCAACAACTCTGCTGCGTGTTGTGTGTAACGTTACAACATAGAAAGTGTGAAGATGTCCAAGCTATTGAAGATATAACAAGTAGAAAAACCGACAAGGATTCATTTGAagcaaatttaactaaaattcaAACAGCTACTGAAAACTTACTGCAAGAACAAAAAGATGAGAAGACTATTATGAATAAATCACTGTCTACTATTGAAAGTACCGTCATCGACTCCGTTAATGCTGCAAAAGGTAGATTAGATAGTTTGTTGGTTGTATTTTTGAAAGAATTAAAGATAATAGACGATAAAACACAAGGCGATCTTGATTCAAAGTTAAATTTGgttgaaaaacttttaaatcgCATCAAGGATTTTGTCCGAATTACAACATTTATTCGATCTTATGGTTCAAAACCACAACTCTTTATTCATCTCGAAAAATCCGAAAAGGAGTTTAATTCGGAAATCGAGAATGCTGTAGCGTTATTACGTCAGGTCAGTGGCGTAGAAGCAAGCTTTCTGATTGGAAATTCACTTCAGAGTTTGATGGAAATGCAGAATCTTGGAGAATTACATGTTACAGATAATTGTAGTAAATCTGTAACAAAGTATGAAGGGGTATTATCAGATAATATGAGTTTACCAGCTGGTAAAATATTTGATTCTATTCAGTTGATAAAAAGGAAATTAGTTCAAAATTCTGGACATGATTTGAAAGGTGGTATGTGTATTTCAGATCAGATAATGGTTCTATGTTCGTCTGGCATGCTGATTGTCACCGATATATTGacaggaaaaataaaaacagaatttGTTTTAACTAAAGGCCCTAAAAGAATAGCATATGATACCGAAAATCAGacattatatatttcttgttaCAGTAATTATTTCTACAGTGTTAAATTTGATCAGAGCTTCGGAAAACAAACacagttaaaaaatattgcacCATATAATGGTGGTGTTTGTATTCATCAACATAATCTTTATATGGTTGTCGGTGGTGAAATcacgaaaattaatttaaatcgAGGCAGTGGATTGCAAACCGCTTTTCCAACCAATACAGATTGCAGAGATCTTAACGGATTAACGATTGACCACAAAAAAGATCGTTTAATTCACACAACCAAAGATTTTGCTGTTGTCTGCACGTCTTTTGatggaaagaaaatatattcTTACAAAGATGATGAAATGAAGAAAGTTACCAGTGTAACTGTCAATTCTCTTGGGTTAATATTTGCTGGTGATGAAACTGGTATCGTACATTTGATATCTGAATATGGGAAACAGAGAAGAACCTTACTTGACAAATGCGAGAAAATAACAAGATTGTGTGATATCTG ggTCAAA
- the LOC134701706 gene encoding VPS9 domain-containing protein 1-like gives MCETNIEDDSCKYDNHNSDENSSRCVKARRRRKSSSNLNVIIGKDTVKMVRLGQQCMERVAAVVTQIDAQSSSLDSIQIKPSYKPSGTKSEPCTPSDQFQSSKCNVFPDSVLIPKEQSPLELAYKQNQQLMMAYKARLARLDPKRRTATDYSLTVQRKMAENLAVAKVQEEALKKKMNERQQRLEEQAARRFGTPTGLTDDDKEQRLIYKKVLEFEQEHLSFNSWRKKLEEKPDDSELINKLIQEITRSNEHPLTLKMKSLQKRLYDKLQHIVNEKINIVDQIKVPLSKSLYPTHHWDKSKEQDNSSEDSKGTSLKREGKVKGHENESESRTDDENNSTDDKCQSENKTDTVKNDEGKDKHFQQEMDNEVENKEDIKEENLDEDENRDKWEPNFTAEISDISEVQTEVKKDLEKATNMGGKERDKLRDSIRETKGILHQISQEYDQYNQDNMDELFDDENSDESTEDSKVGEMTDEKNIEIDEEDQKPLKSSASLSDLKSIEMKIKNLKNEAYQRHIKAISQDIHMYLEKMLVLFTICYEQLDCIEGKDQCYACLEKSIFKPVWRYLLGLFRLANEPKELTLAYVMTERQTCLPADCSVKLKLQMTDCEEPYNIAVTHLKMFPNQQTLLDKLECLVKCSRLVCQCIEDYFKNQKIPSIGADDLLPILCYVIIKAGQPQILSECLILEEFIHEGYIMGEEGYCLTSIQTAVGYLVSQGMAA, from the exons ATGTGCG aaacaaatattgaGGATGACAGCTGTAAATACGACAATCACAACAGTGATGAGAACAGTAGCAGATGCGTTAAAGCTAGACGGAGACGGAAAAGTTCAA GTAACTTGAATGTCATCATTGGAAAAGACACAGTGAAGATGGTAAGACTTGGTCAGCAGTGCATGGAAAGGGTTGCTGCAGTTGTTACTCAGATTG atgCACAGAGCAGTTCATTAGATAGTATACAGATAAAACCATCATATAAACCCAGTGGTACCAAGTCTGAACCTTGTACTCCATCAGATCAGTTCCAGTCTTCTAAATGTAATGTGTTTCCTGATAGTGTTCTTAT TCCTAAGGAACAGTCTCCACTAGAGTTAGCCTACAAACAGAACCAACAATTAATGATGGCCTACAAGGCAAGGTTGGCTAGACTGGACCCCAAGAGAAGAACAGCTACAGATTAT agttTGACAGTTCAAAGGAAAATGGCAGAAAATTTAGCAGTTGCAAAAGTACAAGAAGAAGCA ctgaagaagaaaatgaatgAAAGACAACAAAGATTAGAAGAACAAGCTGCAAG GAGATTTGGAACACCAACAGGGCTAACAGATGATGATAAAGAACAAAGATTAATCTACAAAAAAGTCCTGGAATTTGAACAAGAGcat CTGTCTTTTAATAGTTGGAGGAAAAAGCTTGAGGAAAAACCAGATGATTCAGaacttataaataaattgatacaAGAAATAACAAG ATCTAATGAGCATCCATTAACACTGAAGATGAAGTCGCTACAGAAAAGACTGTATGATAAGTTACAACACattgtcaatgagaaaattAATATTGTTGATCAAATTAAAGTTCCATTGTCAAAGTCATTGTATCCTACACATCATTGGGACAAAAGCAAAGAGCAGGATAACAGTAGTGAAGATTCCAAAGGTACTAGTTTAAAAAGGGAAGGTAAGGTAAAGGGTCatgaaaatgaaagtgaaagtagaacTGATGATGAAAATAACAGTACAGATGATAAATGCCAAAGTGAAAATAAGACAGATACGGTAAAGAATGATGAAGGGAAAGATAAACATTTTCAACAGGAGATGGACAATGAAGTAGAAAATAAGGAAGAtattaaagaagaaaatttaGATGAAGATGAAAACAGGGATAAATGGGAACCAAATTTTACTGCAGAAATAAGTGACATTTCTGAAGTACAAACTGAAGTCAAAAAAGATTTGGAAAAAGCAACTAACATGGGTGGGAAAGAGAGAGATAAATTGAGGGACAGTATCAGAGAAACAAAAGGCATTCTTCATCAAATTTCACAAGAATATGACCAATATAATCAAGATAATATGGATGAATTATTTGATGATGAAAATTCTGATGAAAGTACAGAGGATTCAAAAGTTGGTGAAATGACAgatgagaaaaatattgaaattgatgaaGAAGATCAGAAACCTTTGAAATCATCTGCATCTTTGTCAGATTTAAAGTCGatagaaatgaaaattaaaaatcttaaaaacgAGGCCTATCAGCGACATATTAAAGCAATATCACAGGATATTCACATGTACCTTGAGAAGATGTTAGTGTTGTTTACAATCTGTTATGAACAATTAGACTGCATTGAAGGCAAGGACCAATGTTATGCTTGTTTAGAGAAATCCATATTTAAACCAGTCTGGAGATATTTATTGGGACTTTTCAG ATTAGCTAATGAACCAAAAGAGTTGACCTTAGCCTATGTGATGACAGAGAGACAGACATGTTTACCAGCGGACTGTAGTGTCAAACTAAAGCTTCAGATGACAGATTGTGAGGAACCATATAATATTGCAGTGACACATCTAAAAATGTTTCCAAATCAGCAGACACTCCTGGATAAACTGGAATGTTTAG TAAAGTGTTCCAGATTAGTGTGTCAGTGTATTGAAGATTACtttaaaaatcagaaaattccTTCTAT TGGAGCTGATGATTTGTTACCTATCCTGTGTTACGTTATCATCAAGGCTGGACAACCACAGATCTTGTCTGAATGTCTGATTCTGGAGGAGTTTATTCATGAAGG gTACATAATGGGTGAAGAAGGATATTGTTTGACATCCATACAGACAGCAGTAGGTTATCTGGTATCCCAGGGAATGGCTGCATAA